In the genome of Bradyrhizobium sp. CIAT3101, one region contains:
- a CDS encoding AMP nucleosidase gives MQSPSPIATKSFSDAGLAVARLEEIYERNTKFLRDRFEAYVSGEAITTRVRAYYPFVRLTTATHARLDSRLAYGFVAGPGVHETSVTRPDLFRAYLTEQIGLLIQNHGVPVEIGESAEPIPIHFAYRRDINIEAAISTSENSSVTRSLRDAFDVPDLATMDDAIADGTFELQAGAPEPLSLFRAARVDYSLRRLYHYTGTDPEHFQNFVIFTNYQFYVDAFAQMCQQRLQSGEAGLEAFVAPGNVITRSGGVTTGDAPTRIPQMPAFHLMMPGYRGITLINIGTGPSNARNVTDHVAVLRPHAWLMLGHCAGLRNTQRLGDYVLAHGYVREDHVLDRELPLWVPIPALAEMQVALEQAVEDVTGLEGFELKRLMRTGTVASVDNRNWEISGPEVIRRMSQSRAVALDMESAAIAANGYRFRVPYGTLLCVSDKPLHGEIKLAGMASEFYRRRVGQHLEIGLKALERLKQQESERLHSRKLRSFAEVAFQ, from the coding sequence ATGCAATCCCCATCTCCCATCGCCACGAAATCCTTCTCCGATGCGGGTCTCGCCGTCGCCCGTCTCGAAGAGATCTACGAGCGCAACACCAAATTCCTGCGCGACCGGTTCGAGGCCTATGTCTCGGGCGAAGCGATCACGACGCGGGTGCGGGCCTATTATCCCTTCGTCCGGCTCACCACCGCGACGCATGCGCGGCTGGATTCGCGTCTCGCCTATGGCTTCGTCGCGGGGCCCGGCGTGCACGAGACCAGCGTGACGCGGCCGGATCTGTTCCGCGCCTATCTCACCGAGCAGATCGGGCTCCTGATCCAGAACCACGGCGTTCCCGTCGAGATCGGCGAGTCGGCCGAGCCGATCCCGATCCATTTCGCCTATCGCCGCGACATCAACATCGAAGCCGCCATCAGCACCAGCGAGAATTCGTCCGTCACGCGCTCGCTGCGCGATGCGTTCGACGTGCCTGATCTCGCTACGATGGACGACGCGATCGCCGACGGCACGTTCGAGCTTCAGGCCGGCGCGCCCGAGCCGCTGTCGTTGTTTCGCGCCGCCCGTGTCGACTATTCGCTGCGCCGGCTCTATCACTACACCGGCACCGATCCCGAGCATTTCCAGAACTTTGTTATCTTCACCAACTACCAGTTCTACGTCGATGCCTTTGCGCAGATGTGTCAGCAGCGGCTTCAATCCGGCGAGGCCGGCCTCGAAGCTTTCGTCGCGCCTGGCAACGTCATCACGCGCAGCGGCGGTGTGACGACCGGAGACGCGCCCACGCGTATTCCGCAGATGCCGGCGTTCCATCTGATGATGCCCGGCTATCGCGGCATCACCCTGATCAATATCGGCACCGGTCCGTCCAACGCGCGCAACGTCACCGATCACGTCGCGGTGCTGCGGCCGCATGCCTGGCTGATGCTCGGGCATTGCGCCGGCTTGCGCAACACGCAGCGGCTCGGCGACTACGTGCTCGCGCATGGCTATGTGCGCGAGGACCACGTGCTCGATCGCGAGCTGCCGCTGTGGGTGCCGATTCCGGCGCTGGCCGAGATGCAGGTCGCCCTGGAACAGGCGGTGGAGGACGTCACGGGTCTGGAAGGTTTCGAGCTCAAGCGCCTGATGCGCACGGGCACCGTCGCCAGCGTCGACAACCGCAATTGGGAGATCTCGGGGCCCGAGGTCATCCGCCGCATGTCGCAATCGCGCGCGGTCGCGCTCGACATGGAATCGGCCGCGATCGCCGCCAACGGTTACCGATTCCGCGTCCCCTACGGCACGCTGCTCTGCGTCTCCGACAAGCCGCTGCATGGTGAGATCAAGCTCGCCGGCATGGCCAGCGAATTCTACCGCCGCCGCGTCGGCCAGCATCTCGAGATCGGCCTCAAGGCGCTGGAACGGCTCAAGCAGCAGGAATCGGAGCGGCTGCATTCGCGCAAGCTGCGCAGCTTTGCCGAAGTCGCGTTCCAGTAA
- a CDS encoding tetratricopeptide repeat protein, whose amino-acid sequence MLAPIIRFVVRCAYLAALVALTGSGPALAAGGGGGGGGGGGGGGGMDPFAHPSSSQSTPAPTYPSRTKATQKGKKPNNQSSIDDPAFAAGYRVAYDTIYERNDYASAIAQLKSLGHDDHPNVANLIGYSYRKLGDYEQSQVWYERALKADPNHVLTWQYYGLWQLERGNREQALYHLSRIAAICGTDCAEYKSLAAALDKPTGTALAY is encoded by the coding sequence ATGCTCGCTCCGATCATCAGGTTTGTCGTTCGCTGCGCGTATCTCGCGGCGCTCGTCGCCCTAACCGGGTCTGGTCCTGCCTTGGCGGCAGGCGGCGGAGGTGGCGGCGGAGGCGGGGGTGGCGGTGGGGGCGGCATGGACCCCTTCGCGCACCCCTCGTCCAGCCAGAGCACGCCGGCCCCGACCTACCCGAGCCGCACCAAGGCGACCCAGAAAGGCAAGAAGCCGAACAACCAGTCGAGTATCGACGATCCCGCCTTCGCGGCCGGCTACCGCGTGGCCTATGACACCATCTACGAGCGCAACGATTATGCGAGCGCGATCGCGCAATTGAAGTCGCTTGGCCATGACGATCATCCGAACGTCGCCAACCTCATCGGCTACTCCTACCGGAAGCTCGGCGACTACGAGCAATCGCAGGTCTGGTACGAGCGCGCGCTGAAGGCGGATCCGAACCACGTCCTGACATGGCAGTACTACGGTCTGTGGCAGCTCGAGCGGGGTAACCGCGAGCAGGCGCTCTATCATCTCAGCCGGATTGCAGCCATCTGCGGCACGGATTGCGCGGAGTACAAATCGCTGGCCGCGGCACTCGATAAGCCGACTGGAACGGCGCTGGCCTATTAG
- a CDS encoding HlyD family type I secretion periplasmic adaptor subunit: MSTMTVGGTKPAANRTVRESIRFHLILGISIVLVLALGLGGWASTVLISGALIAPGQIVVESNVKKVQHPTGGVVGEVRARDGDVVKAGDIVVRLDDTVTKANLAIVTKNLDAAQARAARLQAEQRGLDKIEFPQSLLDRGDDPDVKALLSAEAKLFDVRVNGRAGQKAQLRERIQQLNEEIEGLSAQEKAKDKEIVLVQQELTGVRDLYDKHLVQISRLTTLERDSARLNGERAQYIASRAQAKGKITETELQIIQVDKDMVSEVSKDLRETNDKSGELIERKVAAEDQLRRVDIRAPQDGMVLQSTVHTVGGVVTAGDALMLIVPQADDLQVEAKVNPVDIDKLQIGQKTLLRLSAFNQRTTPELNGVVSRVSPDVTTDQRTGQSYYTIRVSMSPEEVARLGDSKLIPGMPVEAFVQTGDRTMLSYLLKPLHDQFMRAFREK; this comes from the coding sequence ATGAGCACGATGACGGTTGGCGGCACGAAGCCCGCCGCGAACAGGACGGTGCGGGAGTCGATCCGCTTTCACCTGATCCTCGGCATCTCGATCGTGCTGGTGCTGGCCCTGGGCCTTGGCGGCTGGGCCTCGACGGTGCTGATCTCCGGCGCGCTGATCGCGCCGGGCCAGATCGTGGTCGAATCCAACGTCAAGAAGGTGCAGCACCCGACCGGCGGCGTGGTCGGCGAGGTGCGCGCCCGCGACGGCGACGTGGTCAAGGCGGGCGATATCGTGGTGCGGCTCGACGACACCGTCACCAAGGCCAATCTCGCCATCGTCACCAAGAATCTCGACGCCGCGCAGGCGCGCGCGGCACGGCTGCAGGCCGAGCAGCGCGGTCTCGACAAGATCGAGTTCCCGCAGTCGCTGCTCGATCGCGGCGACGATCCTGACGTCAAGGCACTGCTTTCCGCCGAAGCCAAGCTGTTCGACGTCCGCGTCAACGGCCGTGCCGGCCAGAAGGCGCAGCTGCGCGAGCGCATCCAGCAGCTCAACGAGGAAATCGAAGGTCTGTCCGCGCAGGAGAAGGCCAAGGACAAGGAGATCGTGCTGGTGCAGCAGGAGCTCACCGGCGTGCGCGATCTCTATGACAAGCACCTGGTGCAGATCTCGCGCCTGACCACGCTGGAGCGCGACTCGGCCCGCCTCAACGGCGAGCGCGCCCAATACATCGCCTCGCGGGCGCAGGCCAAGGGCAAGATCACCGAGACCGAGCTTCAGATCATCCAGGTCGACAAGGACATGGTGAGCGAGGTCTCCAAGGATCTGCGCGAGACCAACGACAAGAGCGGCGAACTGATCGAGCGCAAGGTCGCGGCCGAGGACCAGCTCCGCCGCGTCGACATTCGCGCGCCGCAGGACGGCATGGTGCTGCAATCGACGGTGCACACCGTCGGCGGCGTCGTCACCGCCGGCGATGCGCTGATGCTGATCGTGCCGCAGGCCGACGACCTCCAGGTCGAGGCCAAGGTCAATCCGGTCGACATCGACAAGCTCCAGATCGGCCAGAAGACGCTGCTGCGCCTCTCCGCCTTCAACCAGCGCACCACGCCCGAGCTCAACGGCGTCGTCAGCCGTGTCTCGCCCGACGTCACCACGGACCAGCGCACGGGCCAGAGCTACTACACCATCCGCGTCTCGATGTCGCCCGAGGAGGTCGCCCGGCTCGGCGATTCCAAGCTGATCCCCGGCATGCCGGTGGAGGCTTTCGTCCAGACCGGCGACCGTACGATGCTGTCGTACTTGCTGAAGCCGCTGCACGACCAGTTCATGCGGGCCTTCCGCGAGAAGTGA